From Streptomyces asiaticus, one genomic window encodes:
- a CDS encoding cold-shock protein produces the protein MATGTVKWFNAEKGFGFIEQDGGGADVFAHYSNIATSGFRELQEGQKVTFDVTQGQKGPQAENIVPA, from the coding sequence ATGGCTACTGGCACCGTGAAGTGGTTCAACGCGGAAAAGGGCTTCGGCTTCATCGAGCAGGACGGCGGCGGCGCCGACGTCTTCGCCCACTACTCGAACATCGCCACCAGCGGCTTCCGTGAGCTCCAGGAAGGCCAGAAGGTGACCTTCGACGTCACCCAGGGCCAGAAGGGCCCCCAGGCCGAGAACATCGTTCCCGCCTGA
- a CDS encoding acyltransferase family protein: MRDLVRRIEAATPPGRDRAVDGLRAVAILGVVLGHWLVTALVADSGTLRVASPLLYQPGLTPVSWVFQTLAVFFLVGGQMGARSHDSACARGITYRRWLRARLARLFRPVAAVLTVWAVAAGALLGAGVSLLTVHTLLKLVLSPLWFLLVYAVLTAATPLVARLHPLWPLAVVLHVDLIRFGFDGPAWLGWVNLAAGWLVPYCLGAAWGRGRLRGRTAGWVLLSGGAAVTAGLVLLGGYPAAMVGVPGAPVSNLNPPTLAAVTFGLAQCGAALLLRGPLRRVLARPVAWAVVALVNLAAMTVFLWHQTAMMAVSVTTLRLAGPQPGLHTVPEGPGWVLARLCWLPVFAGALLICWAAFHAYEAGRPRKGGGGVVRGGGSAAGGGSRVVREGRPGKQAQQAQQARNVEQRSV, encoded by the coding sequence ATACGTGACCTCGTCCGGCGGATCGAGGCCGCCACCCCGCCCGGTCGCGACCGCGCCGTGGACGGCCTGCGGGCCGTCGCCATCCTCGGCGTGGTGCTCGGTCACTGGCTGGTGACCGCCCTCGTGGCCGACAGCGGCACCCTGCGCGTGGCCAGCCCGCTGCTGTACCAGCCCGGACTCACCCCCGTCTCCTGGGTGTTCCAGACCCTCGCGGTGTTCTTCCTGGTCGGCGGGCAGATGGGCGCCAGGAGCCACGACAGCGCCTGCGCCCGGGGCATCACCTACCGGCGGTGGCTGCGCGCCCGGCTGGCCCGGCTGTTCCGGCCCGTGGCCGCCGTGCTGACCGTATGGGCCGTGGCGGCGGGGGCGCTGCTCGGCGCCGGGGTGAGCCTGCTGACCGTGCACACGCTGCTCAAACTCGTCCTGTCCCCGCTGTGGTTCCTGCTGGTCTACGCCGTGCTCACGGCCGCGACCCCGCTGGTGGCGCGGCTGCATCCGCTGTGGCCGCTCGCCGTCGTGCTCCATGTCGACCTGATCCGGTTCGGCTTCGACGGCCCCGCCTGGCTCGGCTGGGTCAACCTGGCGGCGGGCTGGCTGGTTCCGTACTGCCTGGGCGCCGCCTGGGGCCGCGGCAGGCTGCGCGGGCGGACGGCCGGGTGGGTGCTGCTGAGCGGCGGCGCGGCGGTCACCGCCGGGCTCGTCCTGCTCGGCGGCTATCCGGCGGCGATGGTCGGGGTGCCCGGCGCCCCGGTCTCCAACCTCAACCCGCCCACCCTGGCGGCCGTCACCTTCGGGCTCGCCCAGTGCGGCGCGGCCCTGCTGCTGCGCGGCCCGCTGCGCCGGGTGCTGGCGCGGCCCGTCGCGTGGGCGGTGGTGGCGCTGGTCAACCTCGCCGCGATGACCGTCTTCCTGTGGCACCAGACCGCGATGATGGCGGTCAGCGTGACCACGCTGCGGCTCGCCGGACCGCAGCCCGGGCTGCACACCGTGCCCGAAGGACCCGGCTGGGTGCTCGCCCGGCTGTGCTGGCTGCCGGTGTTCGCGGGGGCGCTGCTGATCTGCTGGGCGGCGTTCCACGCGTACGAGGCGGGGCGGCCGCGGAAGGGCGGTGGCGGGGTCGTCCGCGGTGGCGGCTCGGCCGCGGGCGGTGGCAGCCGGGTCGTTCGCGAGGGACGTCCCGGGAAGCAGGCACAGCAGGCACAGCAGGCACGGAACGTGGAGCAGCGGAGTGTCTAG
- a CDS encoding sensor histidine kinase, with amino-acid sequence MTGDKVADRLAGGLRALPRTVGETLRAMPGILREDLWTVARDPLPRMRWLGRLPHGHVVLFAVLMAWLSMAQFQEPARPGTAQDPLPILWFVVLEALAVQLALTRPIPAWWLSTAMLMVTALAADGRVPAYVLYPWNYGQIALHTTVLFLLALRVRPRIAAEALILTLLVGAFTSALAIGTHADGLDEAIVSFTTAVVVGAALRGRRVARTRLVEQEELTAEERARRTLLEERNRIARELHDVVAHHMSVISIQAQVAPHLAENPSDELKENLAGIRQNAVEALAELRRVLGVLRSEDALADGARHAPQPTLDRLDDLVGTVRGTGIAILTDVTGERRALPPGVELSAFRIVQEALSNVMRHAPGAEARVELGYQRHGLTVRVVNTAPDRPAPPSPGAGHGLLGMRERAAMLGGELTTGPTPDGGYEVIAVLPTDHPAPSAALPETTEDPV; translated from the coding sequence ATGACAGGCGACAAGGTCGCGGACCGGCTGGCGGGCGGCCTGCGCGCCCTGCCGCGCACGGTGGGCGAGACCCTGCGCGCGATGCCGGGCATCCTGCGCGAGGACCTGTGGACGGTGGCGCGCGATCCGCTGCCGCGAATGCGCTGGCTGGGGCGGCTGCCCCATGGCCATGTGGTCTTGTTCGCGGTGCTCATGGCCTGGCTCAGCATGGCGCAGTTCCAGGAGCCCGCCCGCCCGGGGACGGCCCAGGACCCGCTCCCGATCCTCTGGTTCGTCGTGCTCGAAGCGCTGGCCGTCCAACTGGCGCTGACCCGCCCGATACCGGCGTGGTGGCTCTCGACCGCCATGCTGATGGTGACGGCGCTGGCCGCGGACGGCCGCGTCCCCGCATATGTGCTCTACCCCTGGAACTACGGCCAGATCGCGCTGCACACCACCGTCCTGTTCCTCCTCGCGCTGCGGGTCCGCCCCCGGATCGCCGCCGAGGCGCTGATTCTGACCCTGCTGGTGGGGGCGTTCACCTCGGCCCTCGCCATCGGGACCCACGCGGACGGCCTGGACGAGGCCATCGTGTCCTTCACGACCGCCGTGGTGGTGGGCGCCGCGCTGCGCGGCCGCCGGGTGGCGCGGACCCGGCTGGTCGAGCAGGAGGAGCTCACCGCGGAGGAACGGGCCCGGCGCACCCTGCTGGAGGAGCGCAACCGTATCGCCCGCGAGCTGCACGACGTGGTCGCCCATCACATGTCGGTGATCTCCATCCAGGCCCAGGTCGCCCCACACCTCGCCGAGAACCCCTCGGACGAGCTCAAGGAGAACCTCGCGGGCATCCGGCAGAACGCCGTCGAGGCGCTGGCCGAACTGCGCCGTGTGCTGGGCGTGCTGCGCTCCGAGGACGCCCTGGCCGACGGCGCCCGGCATGCCCCGCAGCCCACCCTGGACCGGCTGGACGATCTGGTGGGCACGGTGCGGGGGACCGGGATCGCGATCCTTACCGATGTCACCGGGGAGCGGCGGGCGCTGCCGCCGGGCGTGGAGCTGTCGGCGTTCCGCATCGTCCAGGAGGCGCTGAGCAATGTGATGCGGCACGCGCCGGGCGCCGAGGCGCGGGTCGAGTTGGGGTACCAGCGGCACGGGCTGACCGTCCGGGTCGTCAACACCGCGCCGGACCGGCCCGCTCCGCCCTCGCCGGGCGCCGGGCACGGGCTGCTCGGGATGCGGGAGCGCGCTGCGATGCTAGGGGGCGAGCTGACCACCGGCCCGACGCCGGACGGCGGTTACGAGGTGATCGCCGTACTGCCCACGGACCACCCCGCCCCGTCCGCCGCCCTGCCCGAGACCACCGAGGACCCCGTATGA
- a CDS encoding SRPBCC family protein has protein sequence MSEIVDQINHVHREVGTREVPDGGARTVLLRRTYDAAIEDVWDACTDPERISRWFLPVSGDLKLGGHYQLTGNAGGEILRCEPPRLLAVSWLFGENPGFSEVEVRLTAEGEERTVFELEHVAVVPPEMWDQFGPGAVGVGWDGALLGLTLHLTGEGAPADPEAWQASDEAREFMTRSSERWGAAYEASGAPAEVVAATARATTEFYVPAR, from the coding sequence ATGAGCGAGATCGTCGACCAGATCAACCACGTCCACCGCGAGGTCGGCACCCGTGAGGTGCCCGACGGCGGGGCCCGCACCGTACTGCTGCGACGCACCTACGACGCCGCGATCGAGGACGTCTGGGACGCGTGCACCGACCCGGAGCGGATCAGCCGCTGGTTCCTGCCGGTGAGCGGCGACCTGAAGCTCGGCGGCCACTACCAGCTGACGGGGAACGCGGGCGGCGAGATCCTGCGCTGCGAACCCCCGCGGCTGCTCGCGGTGAGCTGGCTGTTCGGCGAGAACCCCGGCTTCAGCGAGGTCGAGGTCCGGCTGACCGCCGAGGGCGAGGAGCGGACCGTCTTCGAGCTGGAGCACGTCGCCGTCGTACCGCCCGAGATGTGGGACCAGTTCGGCCCCGGCGCGGTCGGCGTCGGCTGGGACGGCGCACTGCTCGGCCTCACCCTGCACCTGACGGGCGAGGGCGCGCCCGCCGACCCGGAGGCGTGGCAGGCGTCGGACGAGGCACGGGAGTTCATGACCCGCAGCAGCGAGCGCTGGGGCGCGGCGTACGAGGCTTCGGGGGCCCCGGCGGAGGTGGTGGCGGCGACGGCGCGCGCCACGACGGAGTTCTACGTGCCCGCGCGCTGA
- a CDS encoding glycosyl hydrolase family 65 protein, which yields MTYSPLRLPRPARLIAPLLVCGLIAAVPPASAAPESDPSAAADATAGGDCTRGPSDGWALSSSRIDPKDSSHAYVGNGYLGQRVPPQGTGYSGGGDKTGWPLFTPRYDGAFVSGLYAHNAKTTENRQVAAAIPTWSTLNVATGGDRSETFGSRTSAGRISHYRQTVFMRCGLVRTSLTWTASDGRATDLTYDIVADRANAHVGAVRMRMTPHWGGDATVTDLLDGRGARRMSGTGGGAHKGGTVDVAFRTDGTKTDGAVASTLRPGPGVQAAEAGTGGTRSGGTEAGGTDAARDLSARQGLRFPVRPGRSYEFTKYVGVDTALTSHTPRADALAASRRAADQGWDALFAAHSAAWKRLWRSDIEVAGRRQRDLQDWVRSAQYGLLSATRAGSRNSISPTGLSSDNYGGLIFWDAETWMYPGLLATHPELAKSVVEYRYKTRAGARANARKLGYPGLFYPWTSASKGGLWTECHSWDPPHCRTQNHLQSDIAVAAWQYYQSTGDTRWLRGRGWPVLKGIAEFWAGRATHNADGSYSIKNVAGPDEYSNGVDDAVFTNAGAATALRDAARAARLLGQPVPAAWNRIADRLRIPYDKKSQVFQQYDGYKGSLIKQADTVLLMYPLEWPMSGQAAARTLDYYAARTDPDGPAMTDSVHAIDAAAIGEPGCSTYTYLQRAIKPFVRGPFDTFSEARGEKAGAQDPLSGSPAQDFLTGKGGFLQVFTHGLTGMRMDEDGVRLDPTLPPQLHDGVTLRGLHWRGRTYDVAVGPHETTVRLTAGAPMRIETPHGGERVVSRGAPAVLKTRRPDLESTDNVARCGKATASTEEPGMYAGAAVDGNAATAWVPDAAEGTLTADLGHAVRLAKVSPEWTRTRPASHEVRTSLDGRHWHEGTTGPVRFVRVTVRSADDKKRAGIEELRVTRAK from the coding sequence ATGACGTACTCCCCCCTCCGGCTGCCCCGGCCCGCCCGGCTGATCGCCCCGCTCCTCGTCTGCGGGCTGATCGCCGCCGTGCCCCCGGCGTCCGCCGCTCCCGAATCCGATCCCTCCGCGGCGGCCGACGCCACCGCCGGAGGGGACTGCACGCGCGGGCCGTCCGACGGCTGGGCGCTCTCCTCCAGCCGTATCGACCCCAAGGACAGCTCCCACGCGTATGTGGGCAACGGCTATCTGGGGCAGCGGGTGCCGCCCCAGGGGACCGGGTACTCCGGAGGGGGCGACAAGACCGGATGGCCGCTGTTCACCCCCCGCTACGACGGCGCCTTCGTCTCCGGCCTCTACGCGCACAACGCGAAGACGACCGAGAACCGGCAGGTGGCCGCCGCCATCCCCACCTGGTCCACGCTGAACGTGGCCACCGGGGGCGACCGTTCGGAGACCTTCGGCTCCCGGACCTCCGCCGGGCGGATCTCCCACTACCGGCAGACGGTCTTCATGCGCTGCGGACTGGTGCGGACCTCCCTCACCTGGACCGCGTCCGACGGGCGTGCCACCGACCTCACCTATGACATCGTCGCCGACCGCGCCAACGCGCACGTGGGCGCCGTAAGGATGCGGATGACCCCGCACTGGGGCGGGGACGCGACCGTCACCGATCTGCTCGACGGGCGCGGTGCGCGGCGGATGAGCGGGACCGGCGGTGGCGCCCATAAGGGCGGCACGGTCGATGTCGCCTTCCGTACGGATGGCACGAAGACCGACGGAGCCGTGGCATCCACACTGCGCCCCGGGCCGGGCGTCCAGGCGGCCGAGGCGGGGACGGGCGGTACGAGGTCCGGCGGCACAGAGGCCGGTGGTACGGACGCGGCGCGGGACCTGTCCGCGCGTCAGGGCCTCCGCTTCCCCGTACGCCCCGGCCGTTCCTATGAGTTCACCAAGTACGTGGGCGTGGACACCGCGCTGACCTCCCACACCCCGCGCGCCGACGCCCTCGCCGCCTCCCGCCGCGCGGCGGACCAGGGCTGGGACGCGCTGTTCGCCGCGCACAGCGCCGCCTGGAAGCGGCTGTGGCGCTCCGACATCGAGGTGGCCGGGCGCCGTCAGCGCGACCTCCAGGACTGGGTGCGCTCCGCGCAGTACGGCCTGCTGTCCGCCACCCGCGCCGGCTCCCGGAACAGCATCTCCCCGACCGGGCTGAGCAGCGACAACTACGGCGGGCTGATCTTCTGGGACGCCGAGACCTGGATGTACCCCGGGCTGCTGGCCACCCATCCCGAACTCGCCAAGTCGGTGGTGGAGTACCGCTACAAGACCCGCGCCGGCGCCCGCGCCAACGCCCGCAAGCTGGGCTACCCCGGCCTGTTCTACCCCTGGACCAGCGCGAGCAAGGGCGGGCTGTGGACCGAGTGCCACAGCTGGGACCCGCCGCACTGCCGCACCCAGAACCACCTCCAGAGCGATATCGCCGTCGCGGCCTGGCAGTACTACCAGTCGACGGGCGACACCCGGTGGCTGCGCGGACGCGGCTGGCCGGTGCTCAAGGGGATCGCCGAGTTCTGGGCGGGGCGCGCCACGCACAACGCCGACGGCAGCTACTCCATCAAGAACGTGGCCGGTCCCGACGAGTACAGCAACGGCGTGGACGACGCGGTCTTCACCAACGCCGGGGCCGCCACCGCCCTGCGCGACGCCGCCCGCGCCGCCCGCCTCCTCGGCCAGCCGGTGCCCGCCGCCTGGAACCGGATCGCCGACCGGCTGCGGATCCCGTACGACAAGAAGAGCCAGGTCTTCCAGCAGTACGACGGCTACAAGGGCTCGCTGATCAAGCAGGCCGACACCGTGCTGCTGATGTACCCGCTGGAGTGGCCGATGTCCGGTCAGGCGGCCGCCAGGACGCTGGACTACTACGCGGCCCGCACCGACCCGGACGGCCCGGCCATGACGGACTCGGTGCACGCCATCGACGCCGCCGCCATCGGCGAGCCCGGCTGCTCCACGTACACCTACCTCCAGCGCGCCATCAAGCCGTTCGTCCGCGGCCCCTTCGACACCTTCTCGGAGGCGCGGGGCGAGAAGGCGGGTGCGCAGGACCCCCTGTCCGGCTCCCCGGCGCAGGACTTCCTCACCGGTAAGGGCGGCTTCCTCCAGGTCTTCACCCACGGTCTGACCGGGATGCGGATGGACGAGGACGGTGTGCGGCTCGACCCGACGCTGCCGCCGCAGCTCCACGACGGTGTCACCCTGCGCGGGCTGCACTGGCGGGGCCGCACCTACGACGTGGCCGTCGGCCCGCACGAGACGACCGTAAGGCTGACAGCGGGCGCGCCGATGCGGATCGAGACCCCGCACGGTGGCGAGCGGGTCGTGAGCCGGGGCGCGCCCGCGGTGCTCAAGACCCGCCGCCCCGACCTCGAGTCGACCGACAACGTCGCGCGCTGCGGTAAGGCCACGGCGAGCACGGAGGAGCCCGGGATGTACGCGGGCGCCGCCGTGGACGGCAACGCGGCCACCGCCTGGGTGCCCGACGCGGCCGAGGGCACTCTCACGGCCGACCTCGGGCACGCCGTGCGGCTGGCGAAGGTCAGCCCGGAGTGGACCCGCACCCGCCCCGCCTCCCACGAGGTGCGGACCTCGCTCGACGGCCGCCACTGGCACGAGGGGACGACCGGCCCGGTCCGTTTCGTACGGGTCACCGTGCGGTCGGCGGACGACAAGAAGCGCGCGGGCATCGAGGAGTTGCGGGTGACTCGCGCCAAGTGA
- a CDS encoding helix-turn-helix domain-containing protein, protein MIVAVPQIDDIPPAERFAAWRALCELTSIPMELRSDHEHDFRANVRGGVNIGEVMLTYTSVPSLRNERTAAHIRRSDPELYHLRLTLRGESDVCHGDAETTVGARQFMLTSTSTPYLAVCERGRVDGMTVTLHPSLLPFPPAELQLLLGRRLSGRSGIGAMLADFLTRLATESDAYGPADAPRLGTVAVDLLNALLAHELDTGAEARAENRLTPESRRRTLRLRIQEFVRQNLDRPGLTPASIAAAHHISLRYLYRLFEEQGHTVSAWIRAQRLERCRRDLADPALGETPIHVIAARWGFSHAADFSRAFRSAYGVPPRDFRHRALAANR, encoded by the coding sequence ATGATCGTGGCGGTGCCCCAGATCGACGACATCCCGCCCGCGGAACGGTTCGCGGCATGGCGCGCCCTGTGCGAGCTGACGTCGATCCCCATGGAGCTGCGCAGCGACCATGAGCACGACTTCCGCGCGAACGTACGGGGCGGAGTGAACATCGGCGAGGTGATGCTGACCTACACCTCCGTACCGTCACTGCGGAACGAGCGGACCGCGGCCCACATCCGGCGCTCCGACCCGGAGCTCTACCATCTGCGGCTCACCCTGCGCGGGGAGAGCGACGTGTGCCACGGGGACGCCGAAACCACGGTCGGCGCCCGGCAGTTCATGCTCACCTCCACCTCCACGCCGTATCTGGCGGTGTGCGAGCGCGGCAGGGTCGACGGGATGACGGTCACCCTCCACCCCTCGCTGCTGCCGTTCCCGCCCGCCGAGCTCCAACTGCTGCTCGGGCGGCGGCTGTCCGGACGGTCCGGGATCGGGGCCATGCTCGCCGACTTCCTCACCCGGCTGGCCACCGAGTCCGACGCCTACGGCCCGGCCGACGCACCGCGCCTCGGCACCGTCGCCGTCGATCTGCTCAACGCGCTGCTCGCGCATGAGCTCGACACCGGTGCCGAGGCGCGCGCCGAGAACCGGCTCACCCCCGAGAGCCGTCGGCGTACTCTGCGGTTACGCATCCAGGAATTCGTCCGGCAGAATCTGGACCGCCCGGGGCTCACCCCGGCCTCGATCGCCGCGGCCCATCACATCTCGCTCCGGTACCTCTACCGCCTCTTCGAGGAGCAGGGGCACACCGTCTCCGCGTGGATCCGCGCCCAGCGCCTGGAACGCTGCCGCCGCGACCTCGCCGATCCCGCTCTGGGCGAGACTCCCATCCATGTCATCGCCGCCCGTTGGGGCTTCAGCCACGCCGCGGACTTCAGCCGTGCCTTCCGCAGCGCCTATGGCGTGCCCCCGCGGGACTTCCGCCATAGGGCGCTTGCGGCGAACAGGTGA
- the map gene encoding type I methionyl aminopeptidase, whose product MVEIKTDASLDAMREAGRVVASALDAAQRAAAVGVSLRELDEAAREVLREAGASSPFLGYRPQFAPTPFPAVICASVNDAIVHGIPGDYRLRDGDLVTVDCGATLDGWSGDAAVSFTVGTPRPADVRLIETTRQALEAGIAAAVAGGRMGDISHAVGTVGRAAGYGIMEDYGGHGIGRRMHEDPPVPNEGRPGRGFPLRHGLVLAIEPMFLAGGLDAYTTDADGWTLRTTDGSRAAHSEHTVAITDDGPRILTAL is encoded by the coding sequence ATGGTGGAAATCAAGACCGACGCGTCCCTGGACGCCATGCGCGAGGCGGGCCGCGTCGTCGCCTCGGCGCTCGACGCCGCACAGCGGGCGGCGGCCGTCGGCGTCTCGCTGCGCGAGCTGGACGAGGCGGCGCGGGAGGTGCTGCGCGAAGCCGGGGCGAGCTCCCCGTTCCTCGGCTATCGGCCGCAGTTCGCGCCCACCCCCTTCCCCGCGGTCATCTGCGCCTCGGTCAACGACGCCATCGTCCACGGCATCCCGGGCGACTACCGGCTGCGCGACGGCGATCTGGTGACCGTCGACTGCGGTGCGACGCTGGACGGCTGGAGCGGCGACGCCGCCGTCAGCTTCACCGTCGGCACCCCGCGCCCGGCCGACGTACGGCTGATCGAGACCACCCGGCAGGCGCTGGAGGCGGGGATCGCGGCGGCCGTCGCGGGGGGCCGGATGGGCGACATCTCCCATGCCGTGGGGACGGTGGGGCGCGCCGCGGGCTACGGCATCATGGAGGACTACGGCGGCCATGGCATCGGCCGGCGGATGCACGAGGACCCGCCGGTCCCCAACGAGGGGCGGCCCGGCCGCGGCTTTCCGCTGCGGCACGGGCTGGTGCTGGCCATCGAGCCGATGTTCCTGGCGGGCGGCCTGGACGCGTACACCACCGACGCCGACGGCTGGACGCTGCGGACGACGGACGGCAGCCGCGCCGCCCACAGCGAGCACACCGTGGCGATCACGGACGACGGCCCACGGATCCTGACCGCGCTCTGA
- a CDS encoding helix-turn-helix domain-containing protein: protein MVRTPLTPLERERGRFLGALLRQARGERSMAEVAAGAGISAETLRKIETGRAPTPAFFTIAALAATLGLTLGEIAERCAAVTAPERGEEAAEEAA from the coding sequence ATGGTGCGCACTCCTCTCACCCCGCTGGAACGTGAACGCGGCCGCTTCCTCGGCGCTCTGCTGCGGCAGGCCCGTGGCGAACGGAGCATGGCCGAGGTCGCCGCGGGGGCCGGGATCTCCGCCGAGACCCTCCGGAAGATCGAGACCGGCCGGGCCCCGACCCCCGCCTTCTTCACCATCGCGGCCCTCGCCGCGACGCTCGGACTGACCCTGGGCGAGATCGCGGAGCGCTGCGCCGCGGTGACCGCTCCGGAGCGGGGGGAGGAGGCGGCGGAGGAGGCGGCCTAG
- a CDS encoding SCO5918 family protein, whose protein sequence is MRCIIANFAFNLTAREVTDAMSGVSPEPITGPSVQIGGQLYPVKQVGAVVTRQDRRDFTAGEVTRAMTRLGFTCHPAPPAAASGAVETASELLGKPTDG, encoded by the coding sequence ATGCGCTGCATCATCGCCAACTTCGCCTTCAACCTGACCGCGCGCGAGGTGACGGACGCGATGAGTGGCGTCAGCCCCGAACCGATCACCGGCCCTTCGGTCCAGATCGGCGGCCAGCTCTACCCGGTCAAGCAGGTCGGGGCGGTGGTCACTCGCCAGGACCGCCGCGACTTCACGGCGGGAGAGGTGACCCGGGCCATGACGCGCCTCGGCTTCACCTGTCATCCGGCGCCCCCGGCCGCGGCGTCCGGCGCCGTCGAGACCGCCTCGGAGCTTCTGGGGAAGCCGACGGACGGCTGA
- a CDS encoding alpha/beta hydrolase, with translation MASRLRRALLAALVTASVVAPLVGAAGPSEVPAPTPVALGPVRVAGLEHRYAANREGIRAAEVMAARHGDGKRARALRKMRGASRHFLSFDGRNGGRAVEVYGDLGRATHIAVLVPGSDTNLETYGRFRDGALALSRQLGRRTAVIGWLGYKTPGTVAPEVLTTGRAAGAAPRLTAFVRELNAATPRARISLLCHSYGSVVCARAARGLNAADIVLYGSPGTGYDDARQLHTRATVWAGRGGNDWIGGVPHVRIPLLGTTIGFGTDPVSRRFGARTFDAGDVGHSDYLKPGSAALVSMGRIVEGRDA, from the coding sequence ATGGCGTCCCGTCTTCGCCGCGCCCTGCTCGCGGCGCTCGTCACCGCCTCGGTGGTGGCGCCCCTGGTGGGGGCCGCTGGGCCCAGTGAGGTGCCCGCGCCGACGCCGGTGGCGCTCGGGCCGGTGCGCGTCGCGGGTCTTGAGCACCGGTACGCGGCCAACCGGGAGGGGATCCGGGCGGCCGAGGTGATGGCCGCCCGGCACGGGGACGGCAAGCGGGCGCGGGCGCTGCGGAAGATGCGGGGGGCGTCGCGGCACTTCCTGTCCTTCGACGGGCGGAACGGGGGCCGTGCCGTCGAGGTGTACGGGGATCTGGGCCGCGCCACGCACATCGCCGTGCTGGTGCCGGGGTCGGACACCAACCTGGAGACATACGGCCGGTTCCGGGACGGGGCACTCGCACTGAGCCGTCAACTCGGGCGCCGTACGGCCGTCATCGGCTGGCTCGGGTACAAGACGCCCGGCACCGTGGCGCCCGAGGTGCTGACCACCGGCCGGGCCGCCGGTGCCGCTCCCCGACTGACCGCGTTCGTACGGGAGTTGAACGCGGCCACGCCCCGGGCCCGGATCTCGCTCCTGTGCCACTCCTACGGTTCGGTGGTCTGCGCCCGGGCCGCCCGGGGGCTGAACGCCGCGGACATCGTCCTGTACGGCAGCCCGGGGACGGGGTACGACGACGCCCGGCAGCTGCACACCCGGGCCACCGTCTGGGCCGGGCGGGGCGGGAACGACTGGATCGGCGGGGTGCCGCATGTCCGGATCCCGCTGCTGGGCACGACCATCGGCTTCGGGACCGACCCGGTCTCCCGGCGGTTCGGCGCGCGGACCTTCGACGCGGGGGACGTCGGGCACAGCGACTACCTCAAGCCCGGGTCCGCCGCCCTGGTGAGCATGGGCCGGATCGTGGAGGGCCGCGATGCGTGA
- a CDS encoding response regulator translates to MTTTIRVLIADDQMMVRQGFTVLLNAEPDMEVVGQAVDGADAIAQVAQLAPDVVLMDIRMPGVGGIEATRRLTEPADATVKVLVLTTFDLDEYVYEALRAGASGFLLKDASADELAHAVRVVAAGDALLAPNITKRLIGEFSRVTAAAPRGPLRARVGDLTERETEVLTLIAQGLSNAEIAARLVVAEQTVKTHVSRILFKLGLRDRTQAAVFAYESGLVRPSAS, encoded by the coding sequence ATGACGACGACCATCCGCGTTCTGATCGCCGACGACCAGATGATGGTCCGCCAGGGCTTCACGGTGCTGCTCAACGCCGAACCGGACATGGAGGTCGTCGGCCAGGCCGTGGACGGGGCCGACGCCATCGCCCAGGTCGCCCAGCTGGCCCCGGACGTGGTCCTGATGGACATACGGATGCCCGGGGTCGGCGGCATCGAGGCCACCCGCCGGCTCACCGAACCCGCCGACGCCACCGTCAAGGTCCTCGTCCTCACCACCTTCGACCTGGACGAATACGTCTACGAGGCGCTGCGTGCGGGCGCGTCCGGGTTTCTGCTGAAGGACGCCTCGGCGGATGAACTGGCCCATGCGGTACGGGTGGTGGCGGCCGGTGACGCGCTGCTGGCGCCGAACATCACCAAGCGCCTGATCGGCGAGTTCTCCCGGGTGACCGCCGCCGCCCCGCGCGGGCCCCTCCGGGCCCGGGTGGGCGATCTGACGGAGCGCGAGACCGAGGTGCTCACGCTGATCGCCCAGGGGCTGTCGAACGCGGAGATCGCGGCACGGCTGGTGGTGGCCGAGCAGACCGTGAAGACCCATGTGAGCCGGATCCTGTTCAAGCTGGGGCTGCGCGACCGGACCCAGGCGGCGGTCTTCGCGTACGAGTCGGGGCTGGTACGCCCGTCGGCGTCCTGA
- a CDS encoding ArsR/SmtB family transcription factor yields MHALDVLGDPVRRRILELLAEGERSSGEVSSVVRAEFGISQPAVSQHLRVLREAGFASVRAEGTRRLYAVEAAPLREVDRWLDRFRGFWEQRLDALGTELARGKRQRRVDQERGGGSGTDAET; encoded by the coding sequence GTGCACGCACTCGATGTCCTCGGAGACCCCGTCCGGCGCCGGATATTGGAGCTGCTCGCCGAGGGGGAACGATCCTCCGGCGAGGTCAGCTCCGTCGTCCGGGCAGAGTTCGGCATCTCGCAGCCAGCCGTCTCGCAGCATCTGCGGGTGTTGCGGGAGGCCGGATTCGCCTCCGTACGGGCCGAGGGCACACGGCGGTTGTACGCCGTCGAGGCCGCGCCCCTGCGGGAGGTCGACCGGTGGCTCGACCGGTTCCGGGGCTTCTGGGAGCAGCGGCTGGACGCGCTGGGGACGGAACTGGCGCGGGGCAAGCGGCAGCGGCGGGTCGATCAGGAGCGCGGCGGCGGCAGCGGAACCGATGCGGAGACATGA